Proteins co-encoded in one Capsicum annuum cultivar UCD-10X-F1 chromosome 9, UCD10Xv1.1, whole genome shotgun sequence genomic window:
- the LOC107842668 gene encoding transcriptional activator FHA1, with translation MGSSSGSDVEAGFAKLQGEDFEYYMQTYSIILGRNSKKSTVDVDLSSLGGGMNISRHHARIFYDFQRRRFALEVLGKNGCFVEGVLHLPGNAPVKLDSQDLLQIGDKEFYFLLPIRSILGGPIGPRHHVNVNYPAGGSPVLPHHHHHQHLPLPPPVGYGGVGKKGLLRGREYYEEYDDDDGGEAGSGTKKMRRGDGGFEGGGYGYASGGSSGKVAVSAHLDKKLDGRTCIERDADNQQLLQLEEKDVVSSVANVLSDLCGPGEWMPMEKLHAELVEHYGNTWHHSRVRRYLTSEDYPSPEAKSKPWYGLLMLLRKYPEHFVINTRSKGRVTLEFVSLVSLLS, from the exons ATGGGAAGTAGCAGTGGAAGCGATGTGGAAGCAGGATTCGCAAAGCTGCAAGGCGAAGATTTCGAGTATTACATGCAGACATACTCCATAATACTCGGCCGTAACTCCAAGAAGTCAACTGTGGACGTTGACTTATCCTCTCTTGGTGGCGGAATGAACATCTCCCGTCACCACGCACGTATCTTCTACGACTTCCAACGACGTCGTTTTGCCCTCGAAGTCTTGGGCAAAAATGGTTGTTTTGTTGAAGGTGTTCTCCATCTCCCTGGTAACGCTCCCGTTAAACTCGATTCACAGGATTTACTTCAGATCGGAGATAAGGAGTTTTATTTCCTTCTTCCAATTCGTAGTATCTTAGGTGGTCCAATTGGGCCTAGACATCACGTCAATGTGAATTATCCAGCGGGGGGTTCTCCCGTGCTtccccatcatcatcatcatcagcatCTGCCCTTGCCTCCGCCGGTGGGTTATGGTGGAGTAGGGAAAAAGGGTTTGTTAAGAGGGAGGGAGTATTATGAGGagtatgatgatgatgatggtggggAAGCTGGTTCTGGTACTAAGAAGATGAGGAGAGGGGATGGCGGCTTTGAGGGTGGTGGATATGGATATGCTTCTGGTGGTTCCAGTGGGAAGGTTGCCGTTTCTGCCCATCTAG ATAAGAAGCTAGATGGAAGAACATGTATCGAAAGAGATGCTGACAACCAACAGCTGCTGCAGTTGGAAGAAAAGGACGTTGTATCATCTGTAGCGAATGTGCTTTCTGACCTCTGTGGTCCAGGAGAATGGATGCCAATGGAGAAGCTTCATGCTGAG TTGGTGGAACACTACGGCAATACCTGGCACCATAGTCGGGTGAGGAGATACTTGACATCTGAAGACTATCCTAGCCCTGAAGCTAAATCGAAGCCATGGTATGGATTGCTGATGCTTCTAAGAAAATACCCGGAGCATTTTGTCATCAATACGCGTTCCAAGGGGCGGGTGACTTTGGAGTTTGTTTCTCTCGTCTCACTACTTTCGTGA